The Malus domestica chromosome 17, GDT2T_hap1 genome contains the following window.
tgCTTCTAGCGGGAAGCACTTCAATTGCTTTTGGAACACAAAAACATTCTCTCTAAAAGctttttcagttattttaaaagcacttccaaacgagcGCTGAATCGTTAGTATTTGTTTCcattatttgtttgattttaaCATTGAATGCCCTGCAGGTACAATGTTGCTGTGAAATGTGCTACGATAACTCCTGGTtagttgtttttaattttatacaaTGCTGGTTTTGTATGTACAATCACGAGGACCATGAACCCTTTATAACAGACATTCAGGCTGCTCGGATTCTTTCCTTAGCGATCAGATGATCTAGCTGCTCTGCCTGGACGTTTAACTGTTGTCTTACGGAAATAATAGTTGTATTTCATCTAATTTCAATTTCTCATATACCTTGCAGATGAGACCAGAGTGAAGGAATTTGGGCTGAAATCAATGTGGAGGAGTCCCAATGGCACAATTAGAAACATTCTAGACGGTTTGTATCGAATAAATAAAGTTGTCTCGTTTGAAAACGAAACGTAATTTATAATGCTCTTAGTTTGTTATTCATTGATTTTGTTAATGATTTACAGCTTGCAAATATTTGATTTAGCATCTGAAAGGTTACCTTACTGTTTGAACAGTTTCTAATTGAAATGCAATGCTTTATTTGTAGGTACTGTTTTCCGTGAACCTATCCTATGTAAAAACATCCCTAGAATAGTTCCTGGTAATGGCTTGAACTCATTTCTAAACTTGACTGTGAGTAAAATGTTGCGGGAAGTACTGAATACATGTCTGATTTACAGGTTGGAAGAAACCCATATGTATTGGTAGGCATGCCTTTGGTGATCAGTATCGAGCCACTGATACGGTTATTAAAGGGCCAGGAAAACTTAAAATGGTTTTTGGTAAGTTGATTTCAACATTCTAGCTCATATGATTGTGCTGGTGAAGTAATTTTCCATTGGATATGGTTTTTGCTTGACGTCTATCTGTTTCTAATGCTCAGTCCCAGAAGGAGGAGATGCCCCCGTGGAACTTGATGTTTATAATTTCAAGGGGCCTGGTGTGGCCCTTTCTATGTATAATGTTGATGAGGTTTGTGTTACCACATTGGGCATGACATACCTTTTTTGTGCATTTAGGCTGATAAACTCTGCTAACAAAACCTTGTTTTATTTGGTAGTCTATTCAAGCTTTTGCTGACTCGTCTATGTCGTTGGCTCTTTCCAAGAAGTGGCCGCTATACTTGAGCACTAAAAACACTATTCTTAAAAAATACGATGGCAGGTAAATTACATTTGTTGGAAGAATCTGTCAACATCCAACTATCAGttctatattaatttattattttgtagaAATTATACAAAATGTTGAGTTCTCGGACTGCCACAGGTTTAAGGACATATTTGAGGAGGTTTATGTTGAGAAATGGAAGCAGAAGTTTGAAGAAAATTCTATATGGTTTGCATTGTTTATCGTAAATACTGATTCATCCAATGTTGTGTGGCATATTTTGAAATTGTTTATTGAAGATTCTATTGGCATTTAGGTATGAACACCGGCTAATAGATGACATGGTGGCTTATGCACTCAAAAGTGAGGGTGGATATGTTTGGGCTTGCAAAAATTATGATGGAGATGTTATGAGTGATTTGCTTGCTCAAGGTGCGGTTGaatcgttctctctctctctctctctctctctctctctctccctttttgTATTCTAAAGTTAAATAGGTTGTTATGGTTTTTGCAGGATTTGGGTCTTTGGGCCTCATGACTTCTGTGTTGGTACGTATCACCATTAACTTTCCTCATTTGTATGCTACAAAAACTAACCACAGTTTGTGCAGTTGTCCTCAGATGGCAAGACAATAGAAGCTGAAGCAGCTCATGGGACAGTAACTCGTCATTTTCGGTTACATCAGAAAGGACAAGAAACAAGTACAAATAGTATTGCTTCAATATTTGCATGGACACGAGGCCTAGAACACAGGTACTCTTTGCAAGCCAAAGTTCACTGTATCTTAGTGTACTATGGTTACTTTTCGGAATAATGAAGTGTGACAACGCGCTTTACATTGGCAATCTGCCTTTTGTAAGAATGACATTTCGTTATTTAACTATCAGTCAGataaatcattttggcctgCATTTTTTCTTAGCGCCAGATAACCCGACTATATTTACTGTTTCCAGGGCAAAATTAGATAAAAATGATAGGTTGCTGGATTTTGTTCGCAAGTTGGAGGCTGCGTGCATTGAGACCGTGGAGGGTGGAAAGATGACCAAGGATCTCGCCCTTTTGATCCATGGCCCCAAGTAAGTCGATTCTTGGCGCTCTGTTTGACAAGGTTACTTACATTCAGTTGGATTGTGcaataaaaagggaaaatgaaaTACCACTGTTCTTCCTTAGTTTCCTTTTTGGGACTGTATCAGTTCATCTGATGGTGGTGACGAAATAAGCCAGACGGGATTGTTCTTCGGGGACTAAACTAAGATGCTTGTGTTACCTGCAGGGTATCCAGGGAGTATTACTTGAACACCGAAGAATTCATTGACGCCGTCGCAAAGAATGTTGAGAAAAAGCTTCTGGAACCTGTAGCAGTTTAACTAGATCGATGCTAATCTACAAGATGACCATGTCGGAAAAgttctttggcgagaattggtGCAGTTTTATGGTTATGAACACGGTACATGGAAATAAGAGAACCTGTTTGACAAAGAATTCTTCCTTCAATCTTTGGGTTAGTCAGCAGAACATATACTTAAATTAaactgaatatatatatatatcaatttttttgcagttcttttttatttttcgtatATGTGATGCATTTATTTgaactattttttttcaaagaaacgaTAGAGATATTTCATTTATTTGAACTTAATTGACCTTTTCTTTCAAGAAACGATGGCGATATTTCATTAATCAACAAGACGGATTACAATGATGGGTGCCTTTTCATTGCTCGATGAGGATTAATTTTGTGTGACCACTATTTTAATATTTCCGTGACAGAAAGAGATTGCTAGCATACTAATGTCATACCAGTTGTATACCAAGATAAAAAAATATGTCATCTTCATGACTTTCTCTAcgtaatataaaattttatagTTCTCAAATATTTGAAAGCAACACATTCAAGGGAGTTGTAGTTGAAAAAACATTTACATATTTGAGTTCATTGTATTACAAATCGGAAGTTACTAAGTACATAATTAAGTGTGTTTTATCGAGTTATGCAAGTTTCAGAATttcaaatcaaaatcaaaatcttaaATACATTTCAATTCCTATCCCATTTTTATCGGATTTTGGAATGAGAAATTCTATTTAAACTCATGTAacttctttctacacccaacttaaattttaaatgtgaattgttttttttactttattgcataattaccatcaagtacaagataaaactaacaataaaattaaaatttatcaataaacccacatTCAATAATCAAACCCTACCACTATGCAATTTTTATCCTATGTTCATTTTAGCTAAATGTCGCTTTAAACCCTACCTGAtgaatgatgattttgaagAACACTGATTTGCACAAGTTGTTAATAATGCTGTAAATGTCACTTGTTCTAGTTGAACCACGCTATTCAGCATCTCATAAAAGAAGCCAAGAGACGTATCAGGATCTTTGTGGGATGCATTAGCTGAGATTATTGATGTCCAAATGATCAAGCTCTTACATTTTGCTTGATCAAAATCCCTATGTGCCTAGTAAAGAAAACTCGACTTTGCATGAGTATCGATGTATAATAGCACTTGCAGCACACTGATTTTTGCTTGATCTAAATCCCTTTGTGCACAGACAAATTAAATTGTTTCTAACAACATAAGCATGTACTTCCTCTTTGACTTTCAGATTTGATAAATACGATACTGGGGGAAGCATACTTGACAATGTCACGGTATTTGGTCTGCAACTGCATGCCTGCATTACGCGAATTAAATTTAATGCCTCTTCATGCTGATTGTTCTAAACTAAACCAGAAATCATAGCATTCCAATTACTTAACTTTGGCTTCTTACTATCTTGAAAAACAACTACGGCTTTGTTAACAAACCTATGAAACATGTACCACGAAACTAATGAGCCATAAGTGACCTCATCCTGTTCATTCATCTCATCAAATAATTCTTGAATGAGATGCAAAACActggtttttgagtttttatttctaaatgggtgtaaagataaatttataaattgaacTGGATTTGTGAGGGTaatttaggtaataaatttgagGTTAAAGAGATAtagataatttaattaaaagtaatATAGGTGTAGAAAGTAAATTGAGTATAGAAAGAGATtagatgggtttaaataaaataccCCCTTTAAAATTTCAATTGCGATTTTCTCACGTAAAACGGACATTGACGGACCCCATGACGTGGGTAGAGTGGTGGTATAACTTGACGATCTTGGACAGCAAAGAACGTCAGCCGTTGTTAACGAATCTTGTGGTTTAGAAAAAAGACAAAAGCCCATTAGGTGTCCAACGAGAACCAATAGAAAAATCGAAGTACGCGTGGCGCCACCCACTACATATGCATATATACATTCGCTCTCTGCATTTTTCGGAGAGAGAGTTGAGAGAAGAAGATTGTTAGGAATCCAGAATTTAGGGTTCGCGAATTGGGATTTTGAGATAGCGTTATGGCATTGACAAAGGCGCAGGAGCTCGTGTCCTCCAATTCGGTCGTCGTCTTCAGGTTCTTAttttttctctttggaatttAATCACGATTATTGATTAGTAAATCTCGCATTTAAGAAATGCtaattgttatatatatatatatatatatatatatatatatatatatatggatctgTAATTGCAGCAAGACGAATTGCCCGTTCTGCGTGAACGTGAAGCAGCTCTTGACTCAATTGGGAGTCACCTACAAGGCCATTGAGTTGGACAAAGAAAGTcagtttctttttctctctaactAATTTTAGCTGTAATAACATATTGTTCGTATGCGTATGTTTATATGCATATCTgtgcatgtatgtatgtatgcatacaGGCCGGCTCTGAGAGTTTGGGGCCCTTGGCGAGACTTCGAAGTGGAGCTGACCCTTTATACATTGGGAGCCACCTGCCCCGGCTACCCTTAGTGCCGGCCCTGTATGCATATCATATATTTGgtttacatacatacatataaaagTCCTCCTTGTTTGGTTGTTTTGGATTTGTCATTTGAAGAATTATAAACTTGTCCCTTTGTATCATTCGGTATTGGATTACGGggtgaatttttcttttgtttgctaATTACATATGATAGCCGGTCAAAACTTGATACTCGCAGTTGCGCAATCTGTATTGGATGTAAAGTTTGTTTTTGAGCTACCTCACAAATGTATGTGTTGTTGGAAGAAGTCAAATTGTTAACTGGAAATTGGTGGTTTTACGAGTTCCATTTTCCTTGTGTTTAATGGGACTATTTCGCACCCTCCGCACCCAAGTTCATATTTCCCCTCACGTAGTTTAGACTAGATTAGAAAATAGCTCAACTGAAGAAAGTTGGGACTAACTCTTGATTTTGTCACTTTTGATGCTTGGACATGGTgaaaccaaggttctaaaaggcgCTAAGCGCTAATCGAACGGCGGGTTGGGGCCTAACGCCTAGACAGCTAGATGGAGCCTAGGTGGGCACCTAGGCAAACttggcggatttaagtaaatctattgtattttgtgtaaataagtgtctgtttatacttaaaatatgtataatttcatcatgaactagaaaatagaatgacatatatattatgaagtattggaacataatgaaaatatggagagcaaacatataatgtgtgtttatttaaatgtttaataagtctcttacaatttattggaaataataaaatgcaaaaggaaaattatctattttctatctaagtgagtcgcaatCTAGGCAGGTGTCTAAGCGGGTCTGGACGAGCTAGACGGGTGCCTAGGAGGCGGTCTAGGCAGGCGCCTCAGCAGGTCTAGgcatcatttcttaattttcaaacgtctaggcattaatcgggaaGGTGGCCAGCCGCCTAGCGTCTAAGCGGGGCCTAGGCAGCGCTAGCCGGGGATTTTTAAAACAGTGGGTGAAACTAGCAATGCTGTGATTATTTCAACTAGTTTTGAGGTTAGGTCTCGTGTCGTTAAACCTTAAGTCTTATTATGGGGTGCGAGATGACTTTTTTTACGTACCGATTGCTCACGTTATATTTTGTGAAATGAGATGGACATGTCCCTTCTCAATCTAATGCAGCATGTGTTATTTTTGAAGTACAAATTTTATCCGAGTTTTATTGATGCCGgctttgttcttgcattttgaAGGTGACGGAGCTCAGATACAATCAGCTTTGGGAGAGTGGACTGGCCTGCGGACTGTGCCCAATGTTTTCATTGGTGGAAACCACATCGGTGGATGTGACAGTAAGATTTCGAATCCCTTAACCACAATAGATTCTTAGATACAACCGAGGATATACCCCAATAACAGAGCCAAATCCCGCCATAACCATGGCTATTGGAATTGTATGTCTTTGACATTAGTTT
Protein-coding sequences here:
- the LOC103432033 gene encoding isocitrate dehydrogenase [NADP]-like, giving the protein MLRARPRLSAVSRTAMMSSSSATSSAAMRSPRLSSSSSPRLFNGVPIGNRVSFAARFSRTSLRCFASSAGFDKVRVQNPIVEMDGDEMTRIIWKTIKDKLIFPYLDLDIKYYDLGILNRDATDDRVTVESAEAALKYNVAVKCATITPDETRVKEFGLKSMWRSPNGTIRNILDGTVFREPILCKNIPRIVPGWKKPICIGRHAFGDQYRATDTVIKGPGKLKMVFVPEGGDAPVELDVYNFKGPGVALSMYNVDESIQAFADSSMSLALSKKWPLYLSTKNTILKKYDGRFKDIFEEVYVEKWKQKFEENSIWYEHRLIDDMVAYALKSEGGYVWACKNYDGDVMSDLLAQGFGSLGLMTSVLLSSDGKTIEAEAAHGTVTRHFRLHQKGQETSTNSIASIFAWTRGLEHRAKLDKNDRLLDFVRKLEAACIETVEGGKMTKDLALLIHGPKVSREYYLNTEEFIDAVAKNVEKKLLEPVAV
- the LOC103416967 gene encoding glutaredoxin-like, which translates into the protein MALTKAQELVSSNSVVVFSKTNCPFCVNVKQLLTQLGVTYKAIELDKESDGAQIQSALGEWTGLRTVPNVFIGGNHIGGCDKTTALHKEGKLVPLLTQAGAVAKTSA